From a region of the Qipengyuania spongiae genome:
- a CDS encoding cytochrome c/FTR1 family iron permease, producing MHRIVSATVHPALRLILLALALCLSVTANAEEPDVRTTWRLLDYIAVDYASAVSEGRVADEFEYREMVEFSDVVARQIAALPDTKDNQALIRRSDQLRALIANKEPAERVGRLARALAASLLTAYPVPLAPSQAPDLDRARTLFAQNCASCHGAAGSAPPAAMQALDPPPIDFTDIDRARQRSAFGLYQVITQGLEGTSMASFASLSDEDRWALAFHAGSIAFEDVAKGERIWREDDGIRQLVPDLETLAALTPESLAEQIGEDRALAVMAYLRANPDAVGQANDAGSLAFVRDTLDRSLSAYRAGNREEARQLALSAYLDGFEPLEALLATRDGGLMREVEQALGQFRAGIESGANPSELQQLRARIDSLLARAEEALAPEAASEISTFLGAFTILLREGIEAILVVIAMIAFVKKSQRSEVLPYIHGGWIAALFAGVATWVVATYFVSISGASREMTEGIGALLAAVILVSVGIWMHGKSQAEEWRRYIQEKMGKALSRGSAWFLFGLAFVVVYREAFETILFYAALWNPQSSGIILAGALSAVALLALIAWAMLRYSRKLPITQFFRYSAILIAILAVILAGKGVGAFQEAGVLSATFIAGLPRLAELGFFPTVETIGAQLLTLLALIAGFRVSRSPSGPQPAAVEG from the coding sequence ATGCATCGCATCGTCTCCGCCACCGTCCATCCGGCACTGCGGCTCATTCTGCTGGCGCTTGCGCTGTGTCTGTCCGTCACCGCGAACGCGGAAGAACCCGACGTGCGAACCACCTGGCGTCTGCTCGATTATATCGCGGTCGACTACGCCTCCGCCGTTTCCGAGGGACGTGTTGCCGACGAATTCGAATATCGCGAAATGGTGGAGTTTTCCGATGTCGTGGCGCGGCAGATCGCTGCATTGCCGGATACTAAAGACAATCAAGCACTCATCCGCCGATCGGACCAGCTGCGAGCTCTGATCGCCAATAAGGAACCCGCCGAGCGAGTTGGGCGCTTAGCGCGCGCGCTGGCAGCCTCGTTGCTGACAGCCTACCCGGTTCCGCTTGCCCCTTCGCAAGCGCCCGACCTTGACCGCGCCCGCACTCTCTTCGCGCAGAACTGCGCCTCGTGTCACGGCGCCGCCGGAAGTGCGCCACCGGCCGCAATGCAGGCACTTGATCCCCCGCCGATCGACTTCACCGATATCGACCGGGCGCGGCAGCGCAGTGCGTTCGGGCTTTACCAGGTCATCACGCAAGGGCTGGAAGGAACGTCCATGGCCAGCTTCGCATCGCTGTCCGACGAGGATCGCTGGGCGCTTGCATTCCATGCCGGCAGCATTGCTTTTGAAGATGTGGCCAAGGGCGAGCGTATTTGGCGGGAAGATGATGGCATACGCCAGCTTGTCCCCGATCTCGAGACGCTCGCCGCGCTCACACCGGAAAGTCTGGCCGAGCAGATCGGCGAGGACCGTGCGCTCGCCGTCATGGCCTATCTTCGCGCCAATCCCGATGCGGTGGGACAGGCAAATGACGCAGGTTCGCTCGCCTTCGTTCGCGATACGCTCGATCGCAGCCTGTCAGCTTATCGGGCTGGCAACCGAGAGGAAGCGCGGCAGCTTGCCCTGTCTGCCTATCTCGACGGGTTTGAACCCCTGGAGGCCCTCCTGGCAACGCGCGATGGCGGTTTGATGCGGGAGGTAGAACAGGCGCTCGGGCAATTCCGGGCCGGAATAGAGTCCGGTGCGAATCCATCCGAACTACAGCAACTAAGGGCTCGCATCGATAGTCTGCTGGCAAGAGCCGAGGAAGCGTTGGCTCCTGAGGCGGCCAGCGAAATCTCGACCTTTCTCGGGGCGTTCACCATTCTCCTGCGCGAGGGGATCGAAGCAATTCTGGTTGTGATCGCCATGATCGCCTTTGTGAAAAAGTCGCAGCGCTCCGAGGTATTGCCCTATATCCATGGTGGGTGGATCGCTGCTCTTTTCGCAGGTGTCGCCACCTGGGTCGTAGCAACCTACTTCGTAAGCATCAGCGGGGCGAGCCGCGAGATGACCGAAGGGATCGGCGCGCTGCTTGCGGCTGTCATTCTCGTATCGGTCGGGATCTGGATGCATGGCAAATCCCAGGCCGAGGAATGGCGGCGCTATATCCAGGAAAAAATGGGCAAGGCGCTTTCGCGCGGATCGGCATGGTTTCTCTTTGGTCTTGCATTCGTGGTCGTCTACCGGGAAGCGTTCGAGACTATCCTGTTCTACGCTGCCCTGTGGAACCCGCAGAGCAGCGGCATCATACTGGCAGGTGCCTTGTCCGCAGTAGCGCTGCTGGCGCTCATTGCATGGGCCATGCTGCGCTACAGCCGCAAACTGCCGATCACCCAGTTCTTCCGCTACAGTGCTATCCTGATTGCGATCCTTGCGGTCATTCTCGCGGGCAAGGGCGTGGGCGCTTTCCAGGAGGCCGGAGTTCTTTCCGCCACTTTCATTGCCGGCTTGCCGCGCCTCGCCGAACTCGGCTTCTTCCCGACTGTCGAGACGATCGGCGCGCAATTGCTCACGCTGCTGGCCCTGATTGCCGGATTTCGGGTAAGTCGATCACCATCGGGACCGCAGCCGGCAGCTGTCGAGGGATAG